A section of the Paenibacillus odorifer genome encodes:
- a CDS encoding sigma-70 family RNA polymerase sigma factor, producing MEIPESEIFKAIFYEHYPIVRRKLTALVRDESAADDLAQEVFLRLYRNPPDDPAALGAWLHRVLTRIGYDYLDKKARERRLQNKQEQLYEVGESPPSGEEVLISKLDQEDVHEWLNELPDRDRQALLLRYSGYSYAEIAGELGLRPPVVGTLLHRATQRLRQNAAKSLSQSD from the coding sequence ATGGAAATTCCGGAATCTGAAATTTTTAAAGCAATATTCTATGAACATTATCCTATTGTCAGACGTAAGCTGACCGCTTTGGTTCGTGATGAGTCGGCAGCAGATGATTTGGCACAAGAAGTTTTTCTGAGATTGTATCGTAACCCCCCAGATGATCCAGCAGCGCTGGGTGCCTGGCTTCATAGAGTCCTTACTCGTATTGGATATGATTATCTAGACAAAAAAGCAAGGGAACGGCGGCTGCAAAATAAACAAGAACAGTTATACGAAGTGGGGGAATCACCTCCTTCAGGAGAGGAAGTCTTAATCAGTAAGCTGGATCAGGAGGATGTTCATGAATGGTTGAACGAACTGCCTGACAGAGATAGACAAGCGCTTCTGCTTAGATACTCTGGTTACAGTTATGCGGAAATAGCAGGCGAGCTTGGTCTAAGACCACCCGTAGTAGGGACATTACTGCACCGTGCGACCCAGAGGTTAAGACAAAATGCAGCAAAATCACTATCTCAGTCAGATTAA
- a CDS encoding ABC transporter ATP-binding protein: protein MTVAAIEAKSLTKEYDNGRGCRDVTITVGKGEAFGFLGPNGAGKSTFVKMLVGLIRPSSGSATLLGHKIGSLEAKSQIGYLPELYRYQEWLTGEEVVRLHAKLCRVERSVADKRVPELLAEVGIGNRGRDRVKHYSKGMQQRLGLACALVNNPAIVFLDEPSSALDPIGRQEVRNILQRLKEKGVTIFLNSHLLEDVELICDRMALLNNGVILRHGKVSEILNKRTSWHFKVGGFTPILLSWLQDSTDLKIKVSADIGSQSEKGASIPATLESSTVWLEAELENEEQVGWLNTLIIEQGMTLYEVSRKQERLEDWFMSAVSGLSHRGEHE from the coding sequence ATGACGGTTGCTGCAATAGAAGCGAAGTCTTTGACCAAAGAATATGATAACGGACGTGGTTGCCGTGATGTAACGATTACTGTTGGGAAAGGGGAAGCCTTTGGCTTCCTCGGCCCTAATGGTGCGGGGAAAAGTACCTTTGTCAAAATGTTGGTAGGTCTCATTCGTCCATCGAGTGGTAGTGCTACTCTATTAGGCCATAAGATCGGTTCACTTGAAGCCAAGTCTCAAATCGGATATTTACCGGAATTATATCGCTATCAAGAATGGCTTACCGGGGAAGAAGTAGTAAGACTGCATGCCAAGCTGTGCCGTGTAGAGCGATCTGTAGCCGATAAAAGAGTTCCAGAGCTTCTAGCGGAAGTTGGAATTGGAAACCGTGGACGGGATCGTGTGAAACATTATTCCAAAGGGATGCAGCAGAGATTAGGGCTTGCTTGTGCTCTTGTAAACAATCCGGCCATCGTTTTTCTGGATGAGCCCTCATCGGCGCTAGACCCGATTGGACGTCAGGAAGTTCGGAATATTTTGCAGAGGCTAAAAGAGAAGGGAGTTACGATATTTCTTAACTCTCATCTACTGGAGGATGTTGAACTCATCTGCGACCGTATGGCACTGCTGAATAACGGAGTTATACTGCGGCATGGGAAAGTATCTGAGATCTTAAATAAGCGAACAAGCTGGCATTTTAAAGTGGGCGGTTTTACGCCTATTTTGTTGTCTTGGCTACAGGATAGTACTGATCTTAAGATCAAAGTTTCAGCGGATATTGGATCTCAATCTGAAAAAGGAGCTTCAATCCCAGCTACATTGGAAAGTAGCACAGTTTGGCTGGAAGCGGAACTGGAGAATGAGGAGCAAGTAGGCTGGCTGAACACGTTAATTATTGAACAAGGAATGACCTTATATGAAGTCTCACGAAAGCAAGAACGTCTGGAAGACTGGTTTATGAGTGCTGTATCCGGCCTAAGTCACAGAGGTGAACACGAATGA
- a CDS encoding ABC transporter permease subunit, with product MRIIMGMTWKELLRKRVMILTLLMTIVFLIGFWFVANTIGQSGIPNRTDISSGEHLLANFTNGAFILSLGFFFGAFVIAFLAIFSSFSAIAGEAEQGVMQALLPRPLPRWKWYIGRWLGYVTLGIGYALILFISILWITEIHATVPRDAVVLLKSFLLFSSIVPLLITISMLGSGFFSAVGNGVFMTMLYGAGWLGGMIDKIGGSLRLEPDVLDTLNNLSGMMALLMPVDGLQRKMTAVLFSANEMSGMMGLFGSMNGLLDFNTVPSNMFIFYALGYTLLAFVIGLLRFERKDL from the coding sequence ATGAGAATAATCATGGGAATGACCTGGAAGGAATTGCTGCGAAAACGAGTGATGATATTAACACTGCTTATGACCATTGTCTTTCTTATAGGATTTTGGTTTGTGGCAAATACGATTGGACAAAGTGGAATACCGAATAGAACAGATATTAGCAGTGGCGAGCATCTCTTAGCTAATTTTACAAATGGTGCTTTTATATTATCACTTGGATTCTTTTTTGGCGCTTTTGTAATCGCCTTTTTGGCGATCTTCAGTTCCTTCTCAGCTATTGCAGGTGAAGCGGAACAAGGGGTTATGCAGGCTTTACTGCCAAGACCGCTGCCGCGGTGGAAATGGTACATAGGTCGCTGGCTTGGATATGTGACGCTTGGGATTGGTTATGCCCTGATTTTATTTATTTCTATTTTATGGATTACTGAGATCCATGCAACCGTTCCTAGAGATGCCGTAGTCCTATTGAAATCATTTTTGTTATTCTCCTCTATAGTGCCTTTGCTAATTACGATTTCTATGCTGGGTTCTGGATTCTTCTCAGCAGTGGGGAATGGCGTCTTTATGACAATGTTATATGGAGCGGGCTGGTTAGGTGGGATGATTGATAAGATCGGAGGATCGCTTAGATTAGAACCCGATGTTCTTGACACATTAAATAATCTGTCAGGAATGATGGCACTGCTTATGCCAGTGGATGGTTTACAGCGGAAAATGACCGCCGTCCTGTTCAGCGCTAATGAAATGAGTGGAATGATGGGATTGTTCGGCAGCATGAATGGATTGCTGGATTTTAATACGGTTCCGTCAAATATGTTTATTTTTTATGCGCTAGGATATACCCTGTTAGCTTTTGTTATAGGTCTCCTTCGCTTCGAGCGAAAAGACTTATAA
- a CDS encoding winged helix-turn-helix transcriptional regulator, with product MNDFNMCPRFEKAVDLLSKRWVALIVFVLMPGPRRFGEIESCLSNLSGKVLSDRLKEMETEGIIERTVYPEMPVRIEYSLTPKGTALAPILGEIGNWSTEWIELGIKK from the coding sequence ATGAATGATTTCAACATGTGTCCTCGCTTTGAAAAAGCGGTAGACTTGCTAAGTAAACGTTGGGTCGCGCTGATCGTTTTCGTGCTTATGCCAGGGCCACGCCGTTTTGGTGAAATTGAGAGCTGTCTGTCCAATCTCAGTGGCAAGGTGTTATCTGACCGATTGAAGGAAATGGAAACCGAAGGCATTATAGAGCGAACTGTATATCCTGAAATGCCAGTACGTATTGAGTACTCTCTGACTCCAAAAGGCACAGCGCTTGCTCCTATACTTGGTGAAATTGGAAACTGGTCTACCGAATGGATTGAGCTTGGTATTAAGAAATGA
- a CDS encoding GTP cyclohydrolase II: MIKPEITSILQNKITRIPLANSTNILVGPITLPVNLDGETVVFKWYNWLNTTDAELLQEDSSKATAALISRLPSMNLAEGQQSSVLVYGDFEGSEDALIRMHSICHTGDIFGSKRCDCGFQLHQSMKMIVEHGSGALFYLANHEGRGIGLFSKSLAYLLQEEGYDTVEANLELGFADDSRNYEEAISVLQTLRHKPVTLITNNPKKLDALKAAGMNAVKRVALWGDVSSFNEKYLRTKVARSGHLEAVKDTHSLNERLAK; encoded by the coding sequence ATGATTAAACCAGAAATCACTTCTATTTTACAGAATAAAATCACGCGAATTCCTTTAGCAAATTCCACAAATATATTGGTTGGACCCATCACGTTACCCGTGAATTTAGACGGCGAGACCGTTGTTTTTAAATGGTACAACTGGCTGAATACAACTGATGCAGAGCTTCTTCAAGAGGATAGCAGTAAAGCAACGGCAGCTTTAATTTCACGTTTGCCATCCATGAACTTAGCAGAAGGACAACAATCCAGTGTGTTGGTATATGGCGATTTCGAAGGGTCTGAGGATGCATTGATCCGGATGCATAGCATCTGCCATACTGGCGATATTTTTGGCAGTAAACGTTGCGATTGCGGATTCCAGCTGCATCAATCCATGAAAATGATTGTTGAGCATGGCTCTGGGGCATTATTTTATCTCGCGAATCATGAAGGAAGAGGCATTGGCCTGTTCAGCAAATCTTTAGCGTATCTTTTACAGGAAGAAGGATACGATACAGTTGAGGCTAATTTAGAGTTGGGATTTGCTGATGATTCAAGAAACTACGAAGAAGCAATCAGTGTTCTGCAAACTTTACGTCACAAACCAGTGACGCTGATCACGAATAATCCGAAGAAATTGGATGCGCTCAAGGCTGCAGGGATGAATGCCGTGAAAAGAGTAGCGTTATGGGGAGATGTATCTTCTTTTAACGAGAAATATTTGCGGACTAAAGTCGCTCGCTCAGGGCATTTAGAAGCTGTGAAGGACACCCATTCGCTAAATGAAAGACTGGCTAAGTAA
- a CDS encoding ABC transporter ATP-binding protein: protein MTAIQVQDLRKTFKVQKNREGLKGAFADLFKREYTEVTAVKDISFSIPEGEICGYIGENGAGKSTTIKMLTGILVPTSGNLTVGGYVPYLEREKFVKNIGVVFGQRSQLWWDIGVIESFQLLRKVYRVSEQDFKKRLDELVERLQLQELLNRPVRKLSLGQRMRCELVAALLHNPSIVFLDEPTIGLDIVVKSEIREFLKDMNREHGTTILLTTHDLQDIEALCSRVIMLDDGRIIYDGGLEDLKQRWGTGREVQFQFGNATKRQQLELWTEGLPVTWSAENDLGASVWIPLDINVSDVLSRVVGKADITDIKIIETNTDDIVRSIYQSGSADKPDEMAAALKDEREALHV from the coding sequence ATGACTGCTATTCAAGTACAAGACTTACGCAAAACATTTAAAGTACAAAAAAACCGCGAGGGTCTCAAAGGGGCCTTCGCTGATTTGTTTAAAAGGGAATATACGGAAGTGACTGCAGTGAAGGACATTTCCTTTTCCATTCCTGAAGGGGAGATCTGTGGTTATATCGGCGAGAACGGTGCTGGGAAATCGACCACGATCAAAATGCTCACAGGTATTCTCGTGCCGACTTCCGGAAATCTGACAGTAGGTGGTTATGTTCCGTATTTGGAGCGCGAGAAATTCGTGAAAAATATCGGCGTGGTATTCGGGCAACGCAGTCAGCTATGGTGGGACATTGGGGTGATTGAGTCGTTCCAGCTCCTGCGCAAGGTTTACCGGGTGTCTGAACAAGATTTCAAGAAACGGCTGGATGAATTGGTCGAACGGCTGCAGCTGCAAGAACTGCTGAATCGTCCGGTTCGTAAGCTTAGTCTAGGTCAGCGGATGCGTTGTGAATTAGTAGCAGCATTGCTTCATAATCCGTCGATTGTATTTCTGGATGAACCGACCATTGGCTTAGATATTGTGGTGAAGTCAGAGATCCGTGAATTCCTAAAAGATATGAACCGCGAGCATGGGACAACCATACTGCTGACTACACATGACCTGCAAGATATTGAGGCGCTTTGCTCCCGAGTGATAATGCTTGATGATGGCCGTATCATTTATGACGGAGGACTGGAAGACCTGAAGCAGCGTTGGGGAACCGGACGTGAGGTTCAATTTCAATTTGGAAATGCAACGAAACGTCAGCAACTTGAGTTATGGACTGAGGGGTTGCCTGTTACTTGGTCTGCGGAGAACGATCTAGGGGCATCTGTCTGGATACCGCTAGATATAAATGTATCGGATGTATTAAGCAGAGTAGTGGGAAAAGCAGACATTACTGATATCAAAATCATAGAGACCAATACGGACGATATTGTTCGCAGTATTTATCAATCCGGGTCTGCAGACAAGCCTGATGAAATGGCTGCCGCTCTGAAGGATGAAAGAGAGGCTTTACATGTCTGA
- a CDS encoding ABC transporter permease, translating into MLAYRINYYSGILIYSLNIGVNYFTWMAIYGNGDSLGGFTATQMTSYVAVSWMARAFYFNNLDREISTDIRDGSIAIQFIRPYNYVLVKMMQGLGEGMFRFLLFMIPGMAIAMLLFPVQLPTAPSAWAGFLVMLFFSFLINSQINIITGLSAFFVENNEGMMRMKRVIVDLFSGLIVPISLFPNWLSSVLEVLPFQAITYLPGSVFTGRVQGVGIWNVLGIQIIWFLVLLIPIVWLYHAARQRLFVQGG; encoded by the coding sequence ATGCTTGCTTATCGAATTAACTACTACTCAGGTATTCTTATCTATTCACTGAATATTGGGGTTAACTATTTCACTTGGATGGCCATCTATGGTAATGGGGATTCATTGGGTGGATTTACTGCAACGCAAATGACATCATATGTTGCTGTGTCGTGGATGGCTAGAGCCTTTTATTTTAATAACCTAGACCGCGAGATCTCTACGGATATCCGTGATGGAAGTATCGCTATCCAGTTTATAAGGCCCTATAACTATGTCTTAGTCAAAATGATGCAAGGTCTTGGAGAGGGAATGTTCCGCTTCCTCTTATTTATGATTCCCGGCATGGCCATAGCGATGCTGCTGTTCCCAGTACAATTGCCAACAGCGCCATCTGCTTGGGCGGGGTTCCTGGTGATGCTCTTTTTCAGCTTTTTAATTAATTCACAGATCAATATCATTACAGGGCTCTCGGCTTTTTTCGTGGAAAATAATGAAGGCATGATGCGAATGAAGCGGGTAATTGTAGACTTATTCTCCGGCTTAATCGTACCGATCAGTCTGTTTCCTAACTGGTTATCTTCCGTACTTGAGGTGCTGCCGTTTCAGGCGATTACCTACTTGCCAGGTTCAGTGTTTACGGGACGGGTGCAAGGGGTTGGAATATGGAATGTATTAGGGATACAAATTATTTGGTTCCTGGTATTGCTGATTCCAATTGTCTGGTTATATCATGCGGCGCGGCAGCGTCTCTTCGTGCAGGGAGGTTGA
- a CDS encoding ABC transporter permease: MYYLGLLIEYIKNYMKSRLTYRADFWVEVISDLLFQATNFIFILVIFMHTDSLGGWNQNEVVFVYGFFMVPFGVFSCFVNLWGFSERYIVKGEMDRILTRPAHNLFQIFLENVDPPALMGSFIGIIIMAISGSNLGLPFEWWTIPALIILTLSAVAIYTGIYTTLTSLSFYSDAPTGILPLMYNIQTYGRYPVTIYNRAIQVLLTWIIPFAFVGVYPAALFLQREEMTSLALMTPVVGAIFLGIGLLAWSYGVRRYKGAGS; this comes from the coding sequence ATGTATTACCTGGGATTATTAATTGAATATATCAAAAACTATATGAAGAGCCGGCTCACCTATCGCGCTGACTTTTGGGTAGAGGTCATTTCAGACTTGCTTTTTCAAGCTACCAACTTTATCTTTATTCTCGTAATTTTTATGCATACAGATAGCCTGGGCGGTTGGAATCAGAATGAAGTAGTGTTCGTTTATGGATTCTTTATGGTGCCTTTTGGGGTGTTTAGTTGTTTTGTGAATCTATGGGGATTTAGTGAACGTTACATCGTTAAAGGTGAGATGGACCGTATTTTGACACGCCCAGCTCATAATTTGTTCCAGATCTTTTTGGAAAATGTTGATCCACCAGCACTTATGGGCTCATTCATAGGTATTATTATTATGGCCATCAGTGGCAGCAATCTGGGTCTTCCCTTTGAATGGTGGACGATACCGGCTCTGATCATTCTGACGTTAAGTGCGGTCGCCATCTATACGGGGATTTATACAACGTTGACTTCATTGTCTTTCTATTCGGATGCTCCTACTGGGATTCTTCCGTTAATGTACAACATTCAGACTTATGGCCGTTACCCGGTAACGATTTACAATCGTGCTATACAGGTATTGCTTACTTGGATCATTCCATTTGCATTCGTCGGAGTGTATCCAGCCGCGCTTTTTCTGCAGCGGGAGGAGATGACCAGCCTTGCTCTGATGACACCTGTAGTAGGCGCTATATTCCTGGGGATTGGTTTGTTAGCCTGGAGTTATGGCGTACGAAGATATAAGGGTGCGGGGTCTTAA
- a CDS encoding GNAT family N-acetyltransferase: MELYVEKLNADAARDILSWQYDPPYDFYNNETTPEAISEMLEEAFFSVLDANKQLIGFFCVGSPAQVPNDKYTYSQDFIDVGLGMKPELTGQGNGTLFFTTVLNYINERFEEKPKRLTVAKFNDRAIRLYEKLGFSREAEIVKGTTEFIIMICNENDNLTPMYERAKPGEIITFGSYPQMADGAEKMPIKWRVLQNSGRELFILSEYILDCRRYHSEYVDVTWHDSDLRKWLNDDFYNAAFNDSEHRLIKTTQCTDNGEGSINTEDKIFLLSVSEANELTFKLGEDTLRAKRRAIGTGFSKVKKNDGCKLYVYDKKVKADYILEKDEEFGCSWWWLRTQPAISSRAYFVGTRSSIRSYGHVNLACYGVRPAIILNY; this comes from the coding sequence ATGGAACTTTACGTGGAAAAGCTGAATGCTGATGCTGCTAGGGATATTTTAAGCTGGCAATATGATCCACCCTATGATTTTTACAATAATGAAACAACTCCTGAAGCTATAAGTGAAATGCTAGAGGAAGCATTTTTTTCTGTACTTGATGCAAATAAACAATTGATCGGATTCTTCTGTGTAGGAAGTCCGGCACAGGTTCCAAATGATAAATATACATATTCTCAGGATTTTATAGATGTGGGTTTAGGAATGAAGCCAGAGTTAACCGGACAGGGGAATGGGACTCTATTTTTCACAACAGTCCTTAACTATATTAATGAGAGATTCGAGGAAAAACCAAAGCGGCTGACAGTGGCGAAGTTCAACGATAGAGCGATACGCTTGTATGAAAAACTAGGATTTAGCCGGGAAGCTGAAATCGTTAAAGGAACTACAGAATTTATTATTATGATTTGTAATGAAAATGATAATCTTACTCCCATGTATGAGCGGGCAAAACCCGGCGAAATAATTACTTTTGGCTCTTATCCGCAAATGGCGGACGGAGCAGAAAAAATGCCGATAAAGTGGCGGGTGCTGCAAAATTCAGGTAGAGAGCTGTTCATTTTAAGCGAGTACATTTTGGACTGCAGGCGGTATCACAGTGAATATGTTGATGTTACATGGCATGACTCCGATTTGCGAAAGTGGTTGAACGATGATTTTTATAATGCCGCTTTTAATGACTCCGAGCACAGGCTCATCAAGACTACACAATGCACAGATAACGGAGAGGGAAGTATAAACACGGAAGATAAGATTTTTCTGCTCAGTGTTTCGGAGGCGAATGAATTGACCTTTAAACTTGGTGAAGATACTTTACGTGCGAAGCGTAGGGCGATAGGAACGGGATTCTCCAAAGTGAAAAAGAACGATGGATGTAAATTGTATGTGTATGATAAAAAAGTCAAAGCTGATTATATCCTTGAGAAGGATGAAGAGTTTGGCTGCTCATGGTGGTGGCTGAGAACTCAACCTGCGATTTCTTCACGTGCGTATTTTGTAGGTACCCGTAGCAGTATTCGCAGTTACGGACATGTAAACTTAGCTTGTTACGGTGTGCGCCCCGCTATAATCCTTAATTATTAA
- a CDS encoding MMPL family transporter: MSTLLYRVGKTAYRKPGYFILGWILILGIVISMISMNGIHISSEMKIEGTESQKILDQLATELPAASGGQGSVVFKAPQSERLDTPERLAAITKGINEVYGINEVINPADYAAEASSSTTEATQAASMDQSATATAPPSYGPLMADGVPVPGVILSADGRIALFQFQFTIEQSAISQDIFDSVIDTVMNVEKDTNITVLPGETLKSVSIGVGSAEIVGLVIAAIVLLVTLGSVVAAGLPLITALLGVGIGVGGAFSISKFIEMPSVTSVLALMIGLAVGIDYALFIVNRQRRMIIDQGLSAQEAAARAIGTSGSAVFFAGLTVIIALCGMLVIGLTFLSTMALVAAATVLINVFVALTLLPALLGLVGERICSPKARKKNKDHHKTGNRGIADRWVKFIIKYRWVTIVAIVLVLGVAATPIAKMEMGIPGAASANLDTVARQSYDAISEGFGEGFNGPLILVAEPKNSSTPVTPELLGNLVKELQAQKNVAQVTPLGMTKDLAIFSLIPETGPSDITTKNLVNDLRATESSIAQSNDVKLGVTGFTAVNIDMSAKLADVFPIYVGIIILLSLIILLLVFRSIIVPIKATIGFLLSILATFGITTAVFQWGWLHTLFGFDTGGPLLSFMPIIVTGILYGLAMDYQVFLVSSMRESYVHGHEGSESVVHGYNQVSRVVVGAAIIMISVFAGFIFTDDVMIKQIGFTLAVGILIDAFIIRMGLVPAVMSIFGNKAWALPKWLDRILPNLDVEGEKLIATLNAKDKSNSMK, encoded by the coding sequence ATGTCAACATTATTATACAGAGTGGGAAAAACCGCTTATCGTAAACCTGGGTACTTCATTTTAGGTTGGATTTTAATTTTAGGAATTGTCATCTCTATGATCAGCATGAATGGTATTCATATCAGTTCGGAAATGAAGATTGAAGGCACGGAATCGCAAAAGATTTTGGATCAATTAGCAACAGAACTTCCGGCTGCATCTGGTGGACAAGGAAGTGTCGTGTTCAAAGCACCTCAAAGCGAGCGATTGGATACGCCAGAACGTTTGGCAGCGATCACTAAGGGTATTAATGAGGTTTACGGTATAAACGAAGTGATTAATCCTGCGGATTATGCAGCGGAAGCAAGTAGTTCAACTACTGAAGCAACTCAGGCTGCCAGTATGGATCAGTCTGCAACAGCCACAGCACCCCCTTCCTATGGTCCTCTGATGGCAGATGGTGTTCCGGTGCCTGGTGTTATTCTTTCCGCAGACGGTAGAATTGCATTGTTCCAATTCCAGTTTACCATTGAGCAATCAGCTATCTCTCAAGATATTTTTGATTCTGTAATTGATACCGTCATGAATGTCGAGAAAGATACCAACATTACTGTACTGCCGGGTGAGACACTCAAATCAGTATCTATCGGTGTAGGATCAGCTGAGATTGTCGGACTTGTCATTGCTGCAATTGTTTTGCTGGTGACGCTTGGCTCTGTCGTTGCAGCAGGGCTGCCCCTTATAACTGCACTGCTTGGAGTCGGCATCGGTGTGGGTGGAGCATTTTCTATTTCCAAATTCATTGAAATGCCTAGTGTCACTTCCGTCTTGGCGCTTATGATTGGATTAGCCGTCGGAATCGATTATGCTCTTTTCATTGTAAATCGCCAACGCCGGATGATTATTGATCAAGGATTAAGCGCACAAGAAGCTGCGGCTAGAGCAATTGGCACATCCGGCAGCGCCGTATTTTTCGCCGGTTTGACGGTTATTATCGCTCTCTGCGGTATGCTTGTAATCGGGCTTACTTTCTTATCTACGATGGCGTTAGTAGCAGCAGCTACCGTCCTCATCAACGTATTTGTTGCCTTAACCCTATTGCCGGCATTGCTCGGATTGGTGGGTGAACGCATCTGTTCGCCTAAAGCTCGCAAGAAAAACAAGGATCATCATAAAACGGGTAACCGCGGTATAGCTGATAGATGGGTTAAATTTATCATCAAGTATCGTTGGGTCACTATTGTTGCCATCGTCCTGGTACTTGGCGTAGCAGCAACCCCCATAGCGAAAATGGAAATGGGCATTCCCGGAGCTGCCTCAGCGAATTTGGACACGGTAGCAAGACAAAGTTATGATGCTATATCCGAGGGTTTTGGAGAGGGATTTAACGGACCGCTTATTCTGGTTGCAGAACCAAAGAATTCTTCCACTCCAGTCACCCCGGAACTCCTAGGAAATCTTGTAAAAGAGCTCCAAGCTCAAAAGAATGTCGCGCAGGTCACTCCTCTGGGCATGACTAAGGATTTAGCTATCTTCAGTCTGATTCCAGAAACGGGTCCTAGCGATATAACAACCAAAAATCTGGTGAATGATTTACGGGCTACGGAATCTAGTATCGCTCAAAGTAATGATGTTAAACTCGGGGTTACCGGCTTTACCGCTGTTAACATCGATATGTCGGCCAAACTGGCAGATGTATTTCCCATTTATGTAGGAATCATCATTCTCCTATCGCTCATTATTCTTCTGTTGGTATTTCGTTCGATTATCGTTCCTATCAAAGCTACGATCGGTTTTCTGCTTAGCATTCTCGCTACCTTCGGGATCACCACAGCCGTGTTCCAATGGGGCTGGCTCCATACTCTCTTCGGTTTCGACACCGGTGGCCCATTGCTAAGCTTTATGCCAATCATCGTTACGGGTATCCTATATGGGCTCGCGATGGACTATCAGGTTTTCCTTGTCAGTTCCATGCGTGAATCGTACGTTCATGGTCATGAGGGATCAGAGTCCGTTGTTCATGGATACAACCAGGTGAGTCGTGTCGTAGTAGGCGCTGCTATAATTATGATCTCCGTTTTTGCAGGGTTTATTTTTACGGATGATGTCATGATTAAACAAATCGGCTTTACACTGGCCGTAGGGATCTTAATCGATGCTTTCATTATTCGAATGGGATTAGTTCCTGCTGTAATGTCTATTTTCGGCAACAAAGCTTGGGCACTTCCAAAATGGCTCGACCGTATTCTGCCAAACCTGGATGTCGAAGGCGAGAAACTGATTGCTACACTCAATGCTAAAGACAAATCTAATTCCATGAAATAG
- a CDS encoding TetR/AcrR family transcriptional regulator, with amino-acid sequence MIKQTLRDFKKEATEKALAEAAFELALEHGLDGFVVEDIVQKAGYSRRTFANYFTCKEEAVAMGAVTVRNTNEYEELLTKIPENASLLDTLYQLIKMQLTAELIGRLRELSLLSRKFPALEPHYLRAIHLTQTGAQKTLLHLSNGKYDEVYTYLLINSVYGTVLPLIDGKLNVLLPGQTTSDDPSPETLTFDQFLETIYGYLRNGF; translated from the coding sequence ATGATTAAACAAACTTTGAGAGATTTCAAAAAAGAAGCCACTGAAAAAGCGCTAGCTGAAGCGGCATTCGAACTTGCACTTGAACATGGGTTGGACGGTTTTGTTGTTGAAGATATCGTGCAAAAAGCCGGCTACTCCAGAAGAACTTTCGCAAACTATTTCACATGCAAGGAAGAGGCAGTTGCGATGGGAGCAGTTACCGTACGGAACACGAATGAGTATGAAGAATTGCTCACCAAAATCCCTGAAAATGCCTCCCTGCTGGATACCTTATATCAACTAATTAAGATGCAACTTACAGCTGAGCTTATAGGGAGGTTGCGTGAGCTTTCATTACTTTCCCGAAAATTCCCAGCCCTCGAGCCCCATTATTTAAGAGCAATACACCTTACGCAAACTGGAGCACAAAAAACATTGTTGCACTTGTCAAATGGTAAGTATGACGAGGTTTATACTTATCTGCTTATAAATTCGGTTTACGGAACTGTACTTCCCTTAATTGACGGAAAACTTAATGTGCTGCTTCCGGGACAAACGACGAGCGACGATCCAAGTCCTGAAACTCTTACGTTCGATCAATTTTTGGAAACTATTTACGGATATTTACGCAACGGATTCTAA